A single window of Nicotiana sylvestris chromosome 5, ASM39365v2, whole genome shotgun sequence DNA harbors:
- the LOC104238394 gene encoding annexin D2-like: MASLKVPTSVPEPYEDAEQLKKAFAGWGTNEALIIQILAHRNAAQRKLIRETYAAAYGEDLLKDLDAELSSNFQRAVLLWTLSPAERDAYLLNEATKRLTSSNWVILEIACTRSSDDLFKARQAYHARYKKSLEEDVAYHTTGDFRKLLVPLVTAFRYEGEEVNMTLARKEANILHEKISDKAYNDEELIRIISTRSKAQLNATFNHYLDQHGCEINKDLETDSDDEYLKLLSAAIECLKTPEKYFEKVLRLGIKGTGTDEWDLTRVVTTRAEVDMERIKEEYQKRNSVPLDRAIAGDTSGDYERMLLAMIGHGDA, encoded by the exons ATGGCGAGTCTTAAAGTTCCAACTTCAGTTCCAGAACCTTATGAAGATGCTGAGCAACTCAAAAAAGCTTTTGCtg GATGGGGTACAAATGAGGCACTTATTATTCAGATTTTGGCACATAGGAATGCAGCACAGCGCAAGTTAATCCGGGAAACTTATGCTGCAGCTTATGGAGAGGATCTTCTCAAGGACTTGGATGCCGAACTGTCAAGTAATTTCCAG CGTGCAGTGCTTCTGTGGACTTTGAGTCCTGCTGAGCGCGATGCATACTTGCTTAATGAAGCTACTAAACGTCTGACTTCTAGCAATTGGGTTATCTTGGAAATTGCTTGTACAAGGTCTTCTGATGATCTCTTTAAGGCGAGGCAGGCCTACCATGCTCGATACAAGAAATCACTTGAAGAAGATGTTGCTTATCACACAACTGGGGATTTCCGTAAG CTTTTGGTTCCTCTTGTAACTGCATTCAGATACGAAGGAGAAGAGGTGAACATGACATTGGCAAGAAAGGAGGCAAATATACTACATGAGAAGATCTCTGACAAGGCTTACAATGATGAGGAGCTCATCCGAATTATCTCCACTAGGAGTAAAGCACAGCTGAATGCAACATTCAATCACTACCTTGACCAGCATGGCTGTGAAATCAACAAG GATCTGGAAACTGATTCTGATGATGAGTACCTGAAATTACTCAGCGCAGCAATAGAATGCTTGAAAACCCCAGAGAAAtactttgagaaagttcttcgGTTGGGTATCAAGGGTACAGGCACAGATGAATGGGACCTTACTAGAGTTGTTACTACTCGGGCTGAAGTTGACATGGAACGTATCAAAGAAGAGTACCAGAAGAGGAACAGTGTTCCGTTGGACCGTGCAATTGCTGGAGACACTTCAGGAGACTATGAAAGGATGCTTCTGGCTATGATTGGGCATGGAGATGCTTGA
- the LOC104238393 gene encoding uncharacterized protein encodes MERATPVRKPHTNTADLLSWSEAPPANNSSASSGNASRSGARSHQPSDGISKTLFGGQITDEEAESLNKRKPCSGYKLKEMSGSNIFYADGEDDASESGAVNGNFNNRTSVRIVQQAANGISQISFSTEERISPKKPSTLTEVAKQRELSGTLESESDSKVKKQLSNAKSKELSGNDIFGPPAEIPLRSLAAARSMESKESKDMGEPAPRAVRTSVKVSNPAGGQSNILFGDEPVVNTVKKIHDQKFAELTGNDIFKGDVPPGSAEKPLSRAKLREMNGNDIFSDGKVESRDYFGGVRKPPGGESSIALV; translated from the exons ATGGAGAGAGCAACACCTGTCCGGAAACCCCACACCAATACCGCCGATCTGCTCTCCTGGTCGGAAGCTCCGCCAGCGAACAACTCCTCCGCCTCCTCCGGCAATGCCTCTCGCTCCGGCGCGCGTTCTCATCAG CCGTCTGACGGAATCAGTAAGACGCTGTTTGGAGGTCAAATCACTGATGAGGAAGCTGAGAGCTTGAACAAACG GAAACCTTGTTCAGGGTATAAACTAAAGGAGATGAGTGGTAGCAATATTTTTTATGCTGATGGTGAAGATGATGCCTCAGAATCGGGAGCTGTTAATGGTAACTTTAACAACCGTACATCTGTCCGCATTGTGCAG CAAGCTGCAAACGGGATAAGCCAGATTTCATTCAGTACTGAAGAAAGGATCTCTCCCAAGAAACCTAGCACTCTGACAGAAGTGGCAAAGCAGAGAGAGTTGAGTGGAACACTAGAAAGTGAGTCAGATAGCAAAGTGAAGAAGCAGCTGTCAAATGCAAAGAGCAAGGAACTCAGTGGCAATGACATCTTCGGCCCTCCTGCGGAAATTCCTCTGAGATCTTTGGCTGCTGCCCGATCCATGGAGTCAAAAGAAAGCAAAGACATGGGTGAACCTGCTCCACGAGCTGTACGCACGTCTGTCAAGGTTTCTAAT CCTGCTGGTGGTCAAAGCAATATCTTGTTTGGTGATGAACCTGTTGTCAACACAGTAAAGAAAATACATGACCAGAAGTTTGCGGAGTTGACTGGCAATGACATTTTCAAGGGAGATGTCCCTCCTGGATCTGCAGAAAAGCCACTGAGCAGAGCAAAGCTGAGAGAAATGAATGGCAATGATATTTTTTCTGATGGCAAAGTTGAATCCAGAGATTACTTTGGTGGCGTGCGCAAACCACCAGGTGGAGAGAGCAGCATTGCACTAGTTTAG
- the LOC138869287 gene encoding secreted RxLR effector protein 161-like — MSPKDEAEREYMSKVPYTNVVGTLMHAMACTKLDILQVVGVISRYMHNPGKEHWQAVKWILRYIHNILDFRLVFEQEGNQSVVGYCGSDFAGDLDKQRSTAGCVFTFARAPCEPAYFPGELVNTFATKKDCERNE; from the exons atgtcgccaaaagatgaagctgaacgagagtatatgtcaaaggtaccatacacaAATGTTGTTGGTACCTTGATGCATGCAATGGCCTGTACGAAACTTGACATTTTacaagttgttggagttattagcagatatatgcataatccaggaaaggagcattggcaagctgtgaagtggattctacggtatattcataatattTTAGATTTtaggttagtttttgagcaggaaggaaatcaatctgtagttggatattgtggctcagattttgcgggtgatctggacaaacaaAGATCAACTGctggttgtgtgtttacttttgcaagggcacca TGTGAACCAGCATATTTCCCTGGAGAACTCGTAAATACTTTTGCTACGAAAAAGGATTGTGAAAGAAACGAGTAG